The sequence below is a genomic window from Ostrinia nubilalis chromosome Z, ilOstNubi1.1, whole genome shotgun sequence.
gtccagtcaaaagtggttttgaccaagggcgttagtcaaaaccacttttgactgcaaaaatttgtcaaaagtgCTTTCgcttgatttaaaattttaccagtcagtccaaacttcatacaaagtaatgattttacttatattttgcctgacaaaaaaaataataagaaataaaaagcaacattaatGTGGTACCTAAGGTAGGTGTAATTACGTTGTATGCACAAATCATACCAAAATTAGACTTTTAAGTGCTTCTATAACGCATTTTTGATGTTTTCCAAGTAATTTTCACTAATCAtaacactttgtatgaatttagactaattttttgcagctaaaagtggttttgactaaacgcccttggtcaaaaccacttttgactggacaaatcagtcaaaagtgatattgacctagggcatcagtcaaaactcaaaaccagttttgactgatttatgcagtaaaaagtggttttgactgattatgagttttgactgcaacatatcTATTGAAGTATTACATTAACTGGTGTGCCTAAGGATCAAACAGTTTGCAACTGCTTGCTGGGTAAACTTCcctaagtaagtaattaattccTCAGTGACAAGCCAGGCTGAAAACAAATTACTGTGCCCACAGAGATGGTATTCAGGGGGAAACACCGCAGAAATGCAACGCATCGCTGGAAATGCTTTGCGtgtatttaatttgtatttaaatatatgaaGCATTTCCCTCGGCTCTGCAAatgttttatcaaaatattgtaaagtagGAAAAAACTGCGAAAAATTGGCGAATGGATTTCGgcggattttttaaaataggcgTGAAGAATTAAGATGGAATTACGATTTAAGATAGTTAATAATATGGATAGAAATATAATACGATATGTATGCCGCATTGCATAGCTGTTAGGGACAATTAAGATTGCAAAATCTTTGTTGTACCAGTACATTGTAGAGGAGAACCAACGAATATTGAGTGAGTGGGTAGATGACTTAAATGGTACTAATTTAttctatactagcttttgcccgcagctttacccgcgtgaaatttagtgtcacagatcggcataaattatagcctatatgttaatctgggttacaaacaataacagtgtgaagtttcaacaaaatccgttaagtagtttttgcgtgagagagtaacaaacatccagacatccaaactttcgcatttacgtataatattagtaggatgtatATCATCAACAGCCTCTAAAGCTCCACTAGACATAAGCCACCCTATACAATGGCTACAGCGAGCGACACTGACCGTCTGCATCCCACAACTAACTCAGGTCATCGGTCCGCTGAgtgggaggcctacccacgcCTCGTTGTTCACGATTCTGGTAGCCACTAGAGAATCTTTTCCCCTCAACGATTTTCAGTACCTTAAGAGATTGGCACTTACATTTGGCAATTCAAAGAGCTAAGGTCGGTTACggctacttttttcttttttgcgtACCTATTTGCCGTTTGGGAATTTATCGACCAAAGAAACGCCAATTTATTGAACAAATTATCTTGCTCACTATTACGTAAAACCAAATAATTCTAACATGCCGAAGTAGGTACAAACCCACAACCTAAGCAAACACGAAATTACGACCTAAATATCATAAGTCAAATTGCCTAATCCCGGATTAAGTGTGGAATGGGTCGCGGTGGAATGCcgtataagaaaaaaaaattatggtgTGAAGATGTCGATGTTATGCAACCGCAACCTCCACTAAATTATACGAAAGTGTAATTACACCTATGATCCATTAGACGGTCATTAACGAGATCGCTCCGGAGCGACCGAAAGAACACGTACTCGTATGGAACCGGTAACTTAATAATGCTGCAAGTGTGAACGTATCGACTAACGCGGCGGTTTTAAAAACGCTCTAATTGGAACTGGCTTTAGGAAAGTTTAGTTTAGTTTCGTGATAAAATACAGTAAGATGTTTTGAAATTAATCTTTGTTATAGGGGTTTGtgcgttatttattttatcagttCTATCATTTCTTAGTCTACATTTTGAAATGTTAACTAACTTTAAGCACGATAGTTTTAAGTTGTTCGGTCCAGTACTTTTATTAATGTGAGTTAAAACATGATTGATATACTCGtaattaaagtaggtaccttcTTACTGATTCACCATTATCTTTCAAAAACGTTGTTCTATTGCAGTGAATTAAACGCGACGTAAAGCGCTCAATTGAACTGACAGCGCCACAAGATAAGTTGTTACTCAACACTATGTGTAATCCAATCTGATTGTTCACAATTTCAATTTTATGTCGGGCCTAATCATACCGGTCGAATGCGAGAAAGGAGACTCGCTACCGGCGCCCTCAGTCACGACAGGGCAACCTTTCACGACTACTTTCGGTAATGATGACGCAATTGTCCGAGCAATCCACCCGTTCCCCacataaccaaaaaaaaacaaaacatacatcacttatatttctttattacgaCAATAAAAAAGCTATAATACATAACGTAACAGTCGCTGTAAATTACCTCCTTTAGGATAACATTAACACTTGTGCACTAATAACAAGTAGAGATGAGTTGCGAAGATGAGAACTATGAAGCGTTTATGATAAGCGCGCGCGCAGTCAACGCTGGTGATGACTATGTACAGGGCGCTAGCCGCGCGCCGCGGGGCAAGTGACAGGTGACAGCACGCTTCATTTTTGGGAATTTTCAAGAATACTGATTTTCACACAGCAATAAATATCACCTATCCTACCACTCGCATCACGGTCTTTATCTTAGTGAAGGGGTCCAGCAACGTGTCCGGGAGGACCGTACTGAGAGCTGGTAGCACCACCGTGGCCGGCGTCAGAGCTGCCGTCATCGCCACCAGTAGCACCGAAGTCAGCGCCGATGTCATCACCACCGTGTCCGCCGGCACCGCCGCCTACACCAGCGCCGCCACCGATGCCAGCACCGCCAAGGCTGATGCCGCCCAAGTCACCACCGCCGATGCCGCCTCCAATAGCACCACCGCCAATAGCACCGCCGCCAATAGCACCACCACCGATAGCACCACCTCCGATAGCACCACCAGATTCCTTCTGGGTCTGGTACTTGATGAAGTAAACTTCGGGTTTGGAGGGCTGAGTGGGGGCCGGGGTCGGGATAACGATGTCGGGCTGCTCTTCGGGCTTCTTGACGAGCACGTATACGAGGGTCTTCTCTTCGTTCTGGGCCTGAACGGGGATGATGGGCGCGACGGGGGTAGGGGGAGTCGGGGCCTTGATGAAGATGATCTTGTAGTGCTTCTGGGGAGGTGCTACCTCAGGAATGCGAGGAGCCCGGTGCTCAACGGGTTCTGGTGGGGGCACGTGGACGTAGATGTGTTTCTGGACGAGAGGAGCGCCAGAGTATCCGCCGGCGTATCCACCTCCGAAGCCAGAGTCACCACCGAATCCGCTGCCACCCAGAGAGATTCCACCGGAGGAGTGTCCGCCACCAAGGGAGAGTCCGCCAGAGGAGTGTCCGCCGCCGAGGGAGAGTCCGCCAGAGGAGTGTCCGCCGCCGAGGGAAAGGCCGCCCGAGGAGTGTCCGCCACCCAGGGAGATTCCGCCAGAGGAGTGTCCGAAGGAGATTCCACCGGAGGAGTGTCCTCCTACAGAGACGGTTCTGTGTCCGCCAGCGGACGGAGCTCCATAGCTGCCGGAAGGCGCGGAGTACCTCGCGCTGGGCGCGGAGTAGCTGTAGCCGACTGGGGGCTCAGGGCGGCCATAGGCGAGCGCCACGCAGGCGAGTACCTGAAACAAACGAAACTCTTATTAAATTCACTGCGCATTTTTTAGAAGTATTACGCGAGACGCGTAAGTATGTTTTCTACGCTTCCAGTTTAATTGAATACCACGGAAAGGATGAACGTAGGCCAGTCGGCTGGGAGCGGCAAGACCTAATACGAGTTTTGATAACACAACTAACGATTCTATTAATACGGCTCACACAAATAGAGCTTTTAATGCCCAGCCCAAACGTATTAGACGGGAACTCGCCTGGACTCATCTTCGCAACGGTTGTTCATTTGATCTAAATCGGGATAAGAACAAAGAAGTCGTTAACCGCGAACGCTACTCCTTTGCGGCTCATTTACCTCATCTCGTAGATTGAACATATAAATATGTAGAAGTCAAAACATAAAGTAGCGGTTACTTACGTAATGCGATAATGCCGCATTAACTAACCACATTAAACAAGAGTAGGTAAGTGAAAGATGTCTGGGTTGGCAAAATGTGTTACACACTTAACAGCAAGCACAGCCAAAGTTTAAACGAGCAATAAAACGGCGCAGCATTATTCGCTAAGCATATCAGACACAATATCTTTTCGGTGTTGGTAAATTTTGCAATAATCTTAACAAAGATGAAAGTGAATCCAGTGCAAGAAGATGATATCGGTACGATCGGACGTGACGTAACGGACTGCACATTCGTAAACAAGTCCGAATAATTAGGATTATGCAATAAGGGGAGATGTTTGGATTTCAATCGTATTTGGTTCAGACTGTTACTCGGAATACAGATCGACGAGTTACTTTTATCGCCGCATCGAGTGTCGCGCGTGTGGAAATGAACGAGGTGAAACGTAAATCGCACTCCAGGTGAATAAAAATCGAGAGCTCTTTTCGACTGCTCGGAGACCGCTCCACATAAAACGGTGCGGTGCTTTTGGCGCGAACTTTGCATTTATTGAAAATCCATCGAATATCTGGTATGCGAATGTGATTACACATTTAAATGTTTACGGATATTTTAACGGAATATAATCGTTAATGATTAGAActgaaatacataataatatttggatatttttttaaataactggtACTGGATAAAGTACTcttatatttttacattaaaaactTGATTCGATTACTGAAACATCAGTCAATTTAAGTACCTAATATCTAGAAAAAATAATGATCCATTCAGGGTCTTTATCATCATTCATTacaatgattttaaaatcaagataaaattataaatccTTTACATTTAGGTAATCACTTAAATAATATCATCTTTTCAATCACTATTTGGCACTGATTGTTCCACTGTATTATATTTATCACTATACACTTCACTTCAAATCCTTGTAGTTAATCCTGAAAGTCTTATCAAGTCACTTATGCCAAATAGGTATTGATCCGATCGATTTATCGAAAATATACGCAGGCCAACTTACCACGAATGCACGCATATTGTGCTTGGAGTAGAAGGCTTCTTAGTATGAAACCTTAGTAGCTACGAGTCGATATGAACCCACTAGAACAACTCCACTTTTGGAGATGTTCCTATCACAGAGAGCTTGTGTTAACTGATGACATTCGCCTTACCGACCCGCTCTTAAATACCAAGGTGCTCATCTCGTCAGAACACCAACCCTACGGACATTTCACTCAGTAACGTGCAACTATCGTCATTATTTAACAACTATACAGTCCTTTCTTTTCGACGTCGGAGGCGGCGCGGTGGCGCGCATTCGACACGCTGCCTTAGCGACCTGCGCTCGCCTGCGCTCCGCTATCATGGCTGCTCCTGCTGCCATTAGAGTCGAAATTGCCTTGATAACAATCAAATACTTTTGAGACACTAAATTAAACCGAAATAAACCCACACAAAAGTATTCACGAAGTTTTTGACGGTGTATAGGTATTACATTCCCCCAAAACTTACAGAGAGGGTGACATGTGTGGCAAGAAACGATCCCATGCACGCAAATTAGTTTCCAAATTTTGTCATACGCTAAATTTTCGCAAAGTTATTACGTAGGCaggtagggtaattgcgccggttttccgtccagttcctgttttcgtccatttgaccgacttgacacaaacaaatacggaaaattagaatacaaacctaactttccgtgcaagtttggacttgttacaatctataatatctaagtaacagttctgcctgcatgaaaatgtaatttgacaagtaataactccaaaaaaatctacggaagttgctgctgcacacaggtgaatggaaaacgtcgtcaagttagaaaaaaaacgtgccggtagggaaatttcatggtatgtttaattactgttttagctactttacgtaatgtttttggcacgtatgtctaattattagcatcataaacactattttaagggtttattaaagtttttgtatagaaatcatagataattaagtggactaatactagcataacaattttgcaagattttggttttcgtccacgtggacggaaaccctgacacctagttaatatttttaaatatcattttacttcaatggacctacaaaatacaatgttttttcttccaatatgatctttattgctattacattaaacattttagtttacgtccactttttaacagtgataaacccataaaaaccgttaaaaagatgtggacgaaaacaaaaaatagctttaaacgttgttgtgttttcgtccatgacgtcatgagcaagcactggggtggacgaaaaccaaaattagctattcctgtagattagttttcgtccatttgtccttcgacctattgcaatattttcctaaatttaggtaagaaacttatttatatcttttttatatcatttgaaagctaacaaaattacctttcaaatgatataccacaatgcatagttactgtattgtagaattggttttaactCAATAATGCAACTGCACTCTTtattctacacagtggtcgaaaactagcttacactaggacgaaaaccaatttttttggacgaaaactagcgaaatcgcctcttttgcataaaatattttttataaaaaaaaccgtGATATTTACTTATTCTTAtgtaatattaacgtaaagtagactatataaggactaaaacgacatatgatacatatatgtaagggtatttcaagatattcatttcgcatcacaaagctGGCAACTCCGCTAATTGGACGAGAACCAACGTACTTACCCTACGAGTAATTGCTTACCATAAAGTCATTATATTAGTCATCAGGTTTTTACATTTTCAGTTAGgtattagaaaaaataataaattgacttTACATGAGCACTTACATAGATTTTAAGGGTATAAAGTTAAATGAACTTATACTTTACATCGGTTTACATACCTAATTGTACTTAGCTGGGAGTCTTCCAGTGGcttggcccacttttaactTAGTCCATGGACCAAGtcgtttaatttattaagaaaaaatattcaaaactg
It includes:
- the LOC135087014 gene encoding loricrin-like is translated as MRAFVVLACVALAYGRPEPPVGYSYSAPSARYSAPSGSYGAPSAGGHRTVSVGGHSSGGISFGHSSGGISLGGGHSSGGLSLGGGHSSGGLSLGGGHSSGGLSLGGGHSSGGISLGGSGFGGDSGFGGGYAGGYSGAPLVQKHIYVHVPPPEPVEHRAPRIPEVAPPQKHYKIIFIKAPTPPTPVAPIIPVQAQNEEKTLVYVLVKKPEEQPDIVIPTPAPTQPSKPEVYFIKYQTQKESGGAIGGGAIGGGAIGGGAIGGGAIGGGIGGGDLGGISLGGAGIGGGAGVGGGAGGHGGDDIGADFGATGGDDGSSDAGHGGATSSQYGPPGHVAGPLH